One Deinococcus roseus genomic region harbors:
- a CDS encoding (Fe-S)-binding protein, protein MHPKSINLESMSPALIEGADVCVQCGLCLSVCPTYQQTGEEIQSPRGRVMLYKAAAQGLTDELDVVLEAAYDCLDCRACQTICPSGVKPGELALDTRVALQEGKPANLAQQAMLEVFKYPILFDVGNAGVRLYQKSGLQKAIRGSGVLRGMARKHGGLWAKLHLFEGLIPSREVAPAIRLRTPYITQHQGDYRGTVAFFLGCVMNAVFSEASSASIDILARNGFDVILLRETTCCGAPHIEEGDFNGYRQVSLRNAKLYGTLAVDAIVTDCAACGAELKKMHKHFKDDPEFGGLTSNISSKTQALSEFLKKVGLRDLPEDLDMDRRKVTYQDACHLCHAQGVCNQPRDILKQNPILDYQEMQNASDCCGSAGIYNITHTETSMEQLDKKMERIRATGAEVITVENPGCLLQLDYGTREFEVAAEVKHTAILLKEAYQEADRRKTIKG, encoded by the coding sequence ATGCATCCGAAGAGCATCAACCTGGAATCCATGAGTCCTGCCCTGATCGAGGGGGCAGATGTCTGCGTGCAGTGCGGACTGTGCCTCTCTGTCTGCCCCACCTACCAGCAGACCGGTGAAGAAATTCAAAGCCCCCGTGGGCGGGTCATGCTGTACAAGGCAGCCGCGCAGGGCCTCACCGATGAACTGGATGTGGTGCTCGAAGCTGCTTACGACTGCCTGGATTGTCGGGCCTGCCAGACCATTTGCCCATCAGGTGTGAAACCTGGAGAATTGGCCCTGGACACCCGCGTGGCGCTGCAAGAAGGCAAACCCGCCAACCTGGCCCAGCAGGCCATGCTGGAGGTCTTCAAATACCCCATCCTCTTTGATGTGGGCAACGCTGGCGTGCGCCTGTACCAGAAATCCGGTCTGCAGAAAGCCATCCGTGGCTCCGGGGTGCTGCGTGGCATGGCCCGCAAACACGGTGGACTGTGGGCAAAACTGCACCTCTTTGAAGGCCTGATTCCCTCCCGTGAAGTGGCTCCCGCCATTCGCCTGAGAACCCCTTACATCACCCAGCACCAGGGCGACTACCGCGGCACCGTGGCCTTCTTCCTGGGTTGCGTGATGAACGCCGTGTTCAGCGAAGCTTCCAGTGCTTCCATCGACATCCTGGCCAGAAACGGCTTTGATGTGATCCTGCTGCGGGAAACCACCTGCTGCGGTGCCCCACACATCGAAGAAGGAGATTTCAACGGTTACCGTCAGGTGTCCCTGCGCAATGCCAAACTGTACGGCACGCTGGCCGTGGATGCCATTGTCACCGACTGTGCAGCCTGCGGTGCAGAACTCAAGAAAATGCACAAGCACTTCAAGGACGATCCCGAATTCGGGGGCCTCACCAGCAACATCAGCAGCAAAACACAGGCCCTCAGTGAATTCCTCAAAAAAGTGGGCCTGCGTGATTTGCCAGAGGACCTGGACATGGACCGCCGCAAGGTGACCTATCAGGATGCCTGCCACCTCTGCCACGCCCAGGGGGTGTGCAACCAGCCCAGAGACATCCTAAAACAGAACCCCATTCTGGATTACCAGGAAATGCAAAACGCCAGCGACTGCTGTGGAAGTGCAGGCATTTACAACATCACCCACACCGAGACCAGCATGGAGCAGCTCGACAAGAAGATGGAGCGCATCCGGGCCACTGGCGCAGAAGTCATCACCGTGGAGAACCCCGGCTGCCTGCTGCAACTGGATTACGGCACCCGTGAATTCGAGGTGGCTGCAGAAGTCAAACACACCGCCATTCTGCTGAAAGAAGCCTATCAGGAAGCAGACCGCCGCAAGACCATCAAAGGCTGA